From Shewanella acanthi:
CCACAACCTGTGACGCCGGATAACCGAGCTCCACAAGGGTGGCATCGACATCCTGCTGACTTCTACCACTGATCACCACGCGGTGACCTAGGCGAGCAAATTCGGCCGCCAGACCTTTGCCAATTCCCTTAGTACTGCCAGTGATTACCAGAGTTGTCATTTGCCCATTTCCTTGGTGTTAGCTTTAAGATTTAGCGCTTAGTGTTGGTGATTAGTGACTCAAACCGATTCGGTAGCAACCACATCAGCATTCGGGTCAGGGTGTTTTACCCTATAACCCGTAGCATAGATTTTTGCCGCCGAGATTTTGCGGTTAGGCGCCTTGATTTGACCTAGAAACTCCAGTCGAGGCCAGTCGTTTTGGTCGCATATGGCATCGAATACTTGCTTGTTGGTCGCTGGCACTTGGCCGTTATCGCAGACGTTATAAATGCCACTCAACTGGCTGTGGATAACGTGGTAAACAGAGTCCACTACATCTTCAAAATGAATCGCATAAAGAGGGGCATCGGCACTGAAAATTGCCTTACCACCGAAATAGTCGATAGCCATTTTCACCCTTTGCGGGAAGGTAAAATCCCCTGGCGCGCCATACATATCAGGGAAACGCAGCACACAGCCAAGTGATGAACTTAGCACCTGTTGCTCAGCAAGCTGATAGTACTTAGATGAAGGTTCTTGATGATTTGATGTTGGCGTGAGCTCATCGATCGCTTCATGCCCTACACCACCGTCACCATAAACGGAAAACGACGATAAAAAGATCACCCTAGGGCAGGCCAGACGTGCGCTCTCGCAGCTACGCACTAACACTTGCTCGTAGTGCACCTCACGCTCTTCCTTCGTGCGGGTATTTCGAACATTAGGTGCAACGGTCACGATAATGGCATCACAACCCGCCGCCGCAGCGGCGACCTTCGCAGTTTCTTCTCCCTTTAACACGGCAACCGCATCGACGAGTTGCTCCAATTCGGGAACTTTAGATTCGGTGGTCGTACTGCCCACCACTTGATGACCGTCGGCTTTAAGCTTTTTCGCCAGTGCTTTACCTACGTGGCCTAAGCCAAGAATAAACAGTTTCATGAGCCGCCTTTTTGTTGTCATTGTGAGTCAAGATAGACATAATGTATTAATAATATATCATTTAGTCAAACTCAAGAATTTAAAAGCAAGAAAGGTCACTCAAACAAGGATTGAAGCGAACGATGACAAGTACAGAAAAATCAACAAATCATATACTTGCAGACCATATTCTGGGTTTTCAGCATGTTGGGCATATAGTGACTGACCTAGCAGAGAGCATCGCCGACTTTAAGCGTCTCTATGGTTTAACGGATGCAGAGATCCTCGTGCTTCCTCCTTTTGAGCAGACGGAAAATGTGCCAGCACGGTTTGCCCTGTTCAAAGTCAAAGACATGGAATTTGAGCTAATCGAACCCATCTCTGACTACTTCAAATCGTTGTTGTTAACACCTGGTGCCAGCGGCAGTGCGGGGATTAACCACGTTGCTTGGCGGGTGAAGGATATTGATGGCGCCATGACGCTATTAGCCGCTAATGGCATTAAGCCTGGACATGTCACCCCTGATGGCGTCATTACTATGACTAAGACCTCGACTAGCGCGAAAAAGATGGTGTATCTGGACCCAGAGACCACTGGCGGTCTGTTAGTCGAACTGATTGAAGTCATTGAAGGCGATAGCAAAAGTGAGTGAGGTATTTTCGCGCCTACTCAGGGTTATGCCCCTTCCTTTAGATGCTAGGGAGACTGAACGCGGCTGTTACCGCTATTACCTCAATTACGATTTGCAGCCCATCAGCGAACCTTGGATAAAAGCGCAAACCTCTGATGGTCATATGATTGTTCATAGCGCCCGCTTTGTTGATGCGCTTAACTGCGCCATTTTAGTTTCATATAAAACAGATATGTGTAAAACAGCGGCCGATAATCCCGCCGTTTATCAAACTGATGCGGATAGGCAGGCATCTTCACCCTCAGGCAGTTTTTTAAGCCAAATTCATTGGCAACAAGCAGGTCAAGATATCTCCGCCATTTACCAGTTCGATGCCAATGAGCGGCAACTCACTATCGAACGGCTGCAAAACGGCAAGACCCAAACGCATCAAGCGCAGCGCAGTGATAATTTTCTCTATTTTCCGCTAATGCGAGTCTTCAGCGGTGAAGTGATTACTCATTTAGCGAGCCATGGACCGCAATCAACCCTAGTCCCCGACATTAATCATCCGAGCAGTGTTGATGCCCTGCTGCGCCCCACAGAATCTTTACGCAGCGCCGAGAAGCTTGACGCAGAAATCCTCCCATTAGCTGATATTCACTGCCAAACCCATAAATATCGCTATCTGTCGGAGCGTTATCAGCAGCAGGATGACGCCGCCTTTTGGATAGATGAAACGGGGCTGCTAGTAAAGTATTGCTGGCAACAAAACCCTGAGGCTTTTTGGATGGTTGAGCTCGTAGAACATATCGTTAGTGCTCAAACATAAGCGATTCAAAACAAAGATAATGCACCCGCTAAAAACATAAACAACTGAGCTTAAGCCACAGCAAATATGCTACAGGAGCTAACATGTTAAACATTTTTATCGTGATCCTCGCCGACATGATTGGTTTTGGCATCATGATCCCCATCTTCGCCTACTACGTACTGCAGCTTGGCGGCACAGCTCAAACTGCGACTTTGCTAATGGGGCTATATTCCTTTGCCATGTTCCTTTCGGCGCCCCTGCTCGGTCGCTTAAGTGACCGCTACGGCCGAAAACCCATTCTCATGCTCAGCATGTTCGGTGCCTGCCTAGGCTATGTGCTACTCGCCTTCGCAGACAGTCTGTGGCTAGTCGCTATTTCGCGCATCCTCAGCGGCTGTATGGCGGGCAACATCGCCGCGGCTCAGGCCTATATCGCCGATATCACCGATGAATCGAACCGTGCCAAGGGCATGGGCATGATAGGCGCAGCTTTCGGCCTAGGCTTTGTCATCGGCCCTGCGCTTGGCAGTATCATGGCTGGTGATAACTTTGAGGCCGCTAACTTCCTTCGCCCAGCCCTTGCCTCCGCGACGCTATCCTTTATCTCATTCTTAGGTATCGCACTATTTTTGAAAGAAAGCTTAAGCAAGGAACATCAGCAACAGAGCCGCGACACGCCAGCACAATCTCGTTGGAGCGGATTTAAAAACCTGTTAACCCAACGAGTGTTGATATTAATTATCAGCTGCGGTGCGCTTTTCAATTTAGCGGCGGGACTGTTCGAATCAATTTTCCCTATCTGGGCAAAGGATCTGTCTCTTATCAGTGGCCCACAGGGCTTAGCGCCTATGCTTTTGGTCTCGGGCTTTACCTTAGCTGCGGTGCAGGGTGGTTTAGTCGGCAAGTTAGCCAAAAAATTTGGTGAACAGGGGCTGCTTAAATTCAGCGCCTGGCTCTATGCCTCCGCTATGGTGCTACTCATAATCAGTGGCGCGAACCAGTTATATTGGGTGGTGCTGTTTGCTATGTCGCTGCAGGCGGCAGCAACGGGATTAATGCTCACCTGTATACAGAGTCTGGTATCGCAAAAAGCACCCGCCCACGAAAAAGGCCGAGTGATGGGCGTGTTTTCATCGGTCGGTACCCTGTCACGCACCCTAGCGACATTTTCGACTGGCAGTCTTTACTTACTATTTGGTATGCAAAGCCCTTTAATATTAGCGACTTGCAGCGTGATTTGTCTGTTTTTCCTCGCGCAGGCGGTACAGATCCAATGGTCACGCCAAAGCATTACCGAATGATTGCTTTGTGAATCTATTGATATATAGTAATGATATATCATTAATACTTTTATAGAGGTCGAATTATGTCATTAGATTACTATGGTTACCGCAAAAAATTTGCTGTACTCGTGCCCTCAACCAACACGGCAGTAGAAACTGAATACCACAAAATGTGCCCCGAAGGCGTAGTGCTCGCCACTCGCGCCTGCGTGATCCCACCGTTTAAGGTTACCAACGAACAGGAATTTGTGGAGATGGTGCAAGCCATTGGTGGCGCCACTGAGCAGGGACTTATCGACTCACTCACCTGTCGCCCTGACCATGTCATCTTCGGCTATTCCGCCGAAACCTTCTGGGACGGTAAGGGCCGCTCCGACCGCGAATTCAAAAAATACAATGACATCGCCCAATCCCGTGGTGGCTGCAATATTACCTTCGGGGCGCAGGCCATTATGGATGCCTTGAAATGCTACCCTAAAGTCAAACGTATCGGGGTGATTTCACCTTATATGCCCGTTGGCGACAGCCAAGTCGTTAAATTTATGGCCGACATCGGCTACGAAGTAGTGCGTATCGCCGGACACTGCTCGCCAGGCCCAGTCGAAATTGCCCACGAGAACTTTGCCAAGACCCGCGCCCTAGTAGATCAGGTGAATGGCGACGATGTGGATTTGATTCTACAGGCGGGCACTAACCTGTATTTCGTCGAACTGGCAGCACAATTGGAGCAAGAGTTGGGTAAGCCCGTTCTTGCCATCAATGCCTTGACCTTCTGGCATGCGCTGCGTAGCAATGGTATTCACGACCGTATTCGTGGCTTTGGTTCACTGCTCTCTGAGCACATCGCTATTCCCGAATAGGACGCAGCTATGTCATTGCATAGTCAAAGATTACAAGCTGCCCTTACAAAACCCGGCGTTATCAAAGCGCCGGGAGTTTTCGACGGACTCACGACTAGGCTGGTAGAACAGGCGGGGTTTGATGTTGGCTTCGTCTCAGGGGCAGGCATCGCCTTCTCTCGATTCGGTATTCCCGATGTGGGCTTAATCGGCATGAGCGAAGTCGCCCACTGCATTCAATTAATGCGTGAAATCAGTGAGCTGCCGCTTATCGTCGATATCGACACTGGCTTTGGCAATGCCCTCAACACCCAACGCACAGTACGAGTGTTTGAGCGCGCAGGCGCCAGTGCTATGCAGATGGAAGATCAGGTCATGCCAAAACGCTGTGGCCATATGAAGGGCAAAAACGTCGTTAGCTGCGCCGAAATGGAGGGTAAGATCCACGCCTTCGTCGATAGCCGCGAGAACGAAAACACCCTTCTTGTGGCGCGCACTGATGCGCTCGGCGTAACGGGTTTTGAGGATGCGATGGAGCGCGCCTCCCGCTATCTTGAGGCAGGTGCAGATCTGTTGTTTATCGAAGCACCTAAGACGCTGGAGCAGATGCAAATCATTGCCAAGGAGTTTGGCGCTAGGGTGCCATTAGTGCATAACTTGGTTGAGGGGGGCGCAAGCCCGGTTTCAAATGCTGCTGAGTTAGCCGAGCTTAACTACAAACTGGCGCTCTATCCGGTCGCATTGCTGCATGCCTTTGTGCCGACGGCGCAGGCGCTGCTCACGCATATTCAGCAACAGGGCGAAACATCTCACTTTAATCAGCCCATGCTGAATTTAAGTCAAATAAATCAACTGCTCGATGCCGACAATCTGCTGGAGCAGGCTAAAAAATACGACGCGAATTCATAAACTAAAACAGCATTAATCTTGATACTCAAGGGGCTTAATTGCCCCTTGAGAGACTGACGAAAAGCGTTCATGCAGCGGCCAACTGATATACACCAGTCCAATCAAAATGCCTGCCGCCCAAGCCAGAGAAAAGCCCGACAGCGTTAATAAACTCCCCGCCAATAAGGGACCTGCGACCCGCCCCCAAGCGCCTAGGGCGCTCGCATTGCCTAACATACGGCCACGATATTCCAGAGGTGTGCGCTTAGAGAGAATCGAATTCATCACTGGCGAGCAACTGCTGGCGCCGCTAATGCAGAGAAAGAAACTTAAAATCATCCAATGTTGCTGCTCGGCCACGCTGGCTAGGCTGAACCCTAGAGTAAGCAGGGCAATCGCCGCCGTGAGCACGTTGAGTTCACCAAATCTTCGGCTCAAAACCCCAACTAACTTTGCCTGCAGTAAGGCCATCATGAGCCCTTGAATACCAAAGACGATACCCACCTGAGTCGGCCCCCATTGGAGCTTATCGCCAACCCAAAGCGGAAATAGGTAAGTAACCGTTGAGACCACCATGGAGTGAAGCAGAAACTCGATAATCAACCAGCGGTTATGGGTCTGTTTAAGCAGATGAATAAAGCTGACTTTACCCGTTTCGCTTCGCCAGACTTGGTGAGCTTGTCGCTTCTCGCGGCCATGGGATTCGGGTAATTTAATCAGTGCCAAGAAGGCGGCCATCACTGAGAGACTTGCAGCAAAAAGCGACGGCATTAAAAAGTTAATTTCATCCCCTGCCAACACGCCGCCAATAAATGGCCCACCAACCATACCCAAACCGAAGGCAGAGCCTATCAGCCCCATGCTCTTTGCCCTTTCTTCGGGTTTAGAAAGATCCGCCACCATAGCAGAAGCCACACCATAAATTCCTGCAAAACTGCCCGCCATAATCCTTGCCACGTAGACGGCAAGCAAAGTTTTAGCGAAGGCGAGTGTGGCATAGGAAAGCGCAGTCCCAAGCAGGCAAAGGATGATCACAGGTTTTCGCCCGAGTCTGTCACTGAGCTTACCCCACCAACCACCTACGAGACCTGCGCACACAGAATAGGCGGCAATCAACATGGCGATATCGAAGGCGCTGGCACCAAATTGCGGCGCCATAAAGGGCAAAATGGGGATCACCATGCCAAAACCGATTAAGTCTATGAGTACAGTAAGGAAGAGTATCGGCATGGGTCTGTACCTAAAATGAACTGAATGATGAATGAGTTTGGCCGGCCTACCCATTCCCCACGGAAATAAAAAGGAACGAGCAAGCCAGCCAAAGGGGGCTTATGCCATAGGCATAAAATAATAGGGGTGAGCCGTTTTATGTTTGGCTTCAAATGCCTGAATGGCTTGGCGTTGCAACAGTGTCGTTGCCACGTTATCTAGACCCTCGAGCATTTTTTCGCGGCGCTTTGGCTCTATGGTAAAAGCCATCTGCTCGCCATTAGGCAAAACAACCACACATTTATCTAAATCGACGGTAAGGGTTAACCCTTGCTCAGCTAAATTAAATAGCTGTTCAATTTGCTCAGCGCCTAGGCTGATGGCTAACACCCCGTTGTTAAAGCAGTTATTGTAAAAAATATCGGCAAAACTGGTGGCGATAATGACCTTAAAGCCCATATCGCGAATGCCCCAAACCGCATGTTCGCGGCTTGAACCACAGCCAAAATTCTCCCGCGCTAATAGGATGCTCGCGCCCTGATAGTCAGGATTATTAAGCTCAAAAGCTGGGTTTAATCTGCGACTGCTAACATCGATATCCACGTCTCCCGCGTCTAGGTAGCGCCAATCATCGAAGGCCCAGCCACCGTAACCCGTCTTGAAAATGCACTTCAAATATTGCTTGGGCATAATGGCATCGGTATCGACATTGGCCCTGTCCATGGGCGCGACCAGCCCTTTATGGGAAATAAACGCCGCCATTAGTGTTCTCCCTCCAATTGTGCCAGCTCGATATGGCGGATATCCACGAAATGCCCCGCAATTGCGGCCGCGGCCGCCATCGCAGGCGACACTAAATGAGTGCGACCGCCCTGACCCTGACGCCCTTCGAAGTTACGGTTTGAGGTGGACGCGCAGCGTTCACCGCTTTCCAAGGCATCGGGATTCATGGCATTACACATAGAGCAGCCCGCAAAGCGCCATTCGAGCCCCGCTGCTGTAATGATTTTATCTAGACCTTCGTCCTCGGCCTGCTGTTTCACTAGGCCAGAGCCTGGCACTACCATGGCACGTTTTATTGAAGGCGCAATGCGCTTGCCCTTAACGACCTTGGCGACGGCGCGGATATCTTCAATCCGGCCATTCGTACATGAGCCGATAAACACTTGATCGAGTTTGAGGTCTGTCATGGCCTCACCTTCACTGAGTGCCATATACTGCAACGCCCTTTGCCAATCGGCGCGTTGAACCGCATCTTTAGCGTGAGTTAATGGTGGCACCTGTGAAGTCACCGCAACCACCTGATCGGGTTTGGTCCCCCAAGTCACTTGGGGCTGAATATCCTGCGCCCGAATGACTAACTCTTTATCGAATATCGCATCGGCATCACTTACCAGCGTACGCCAGTAGTTAACTGCCTGCTCCCACATCTGTCCTTTAGGGGCATAGGGTTTATTACGCAGGTAATCTTCGGTTATTTGATCGTAGGCAATTAGGCCGCTGCGAGCGCCCGCTTCGATTGTCATATTGCAAACGGTTAATCGGCCTTCCATTGAAAGGCTTTCGATGGCTTCGCCCGCATATTCGATGGCGTAACCCGTACCGCCAGCGGTACCGAGCTGACCTATGATATGGAGGATCAGATCCTTAGCCGTGACGCCAAAGGGCAACTTGCCATCGACACGCACCCGCAGGTTTTTGCATTTCTTTTGCTGCAAACACTGGGTCGCCAGCACATGCTCAACCTCAGAGGTACCAATACCTTGTGCCAGCGTCGCAAAGGCGCCGTGGGTTGACGTGTGTGAATCACCGCAAACAATGGTCATGCCTGGCAGTGATGCGCCCTGCTCGGGTCCCACCACATGCACTATGCCCTGACGAGGGTCCTGCAATTTAAATTGGGCAATTTGGTGTTCATCGCAGTTATCATCCAAGGTGCTGACTTGAAGTAGAGCCAGCTTATCGACGAAACCCGCTTTACCTTTTTCACGCTCTGTAGTTGGCACTTGATGATCGGGCATCGCCAGAATCGAGTCGCTGCGCCATACTGGGCGCTCGGCAAGCTTTAAACCTTCAAAGGCCTGCGCCGAGGTTACTTCGTGGATCACATGGCGGTCGATATAAATCAATGCCGATTCGTCATCGCCCGACACCACGTGGGCCTGCCAGATTTTGTCGTAAAGGGTTTGTCCACTCATGATTGTTCTTCTTAATATACAAATGGAATGAAACGATGGGATTGCTTAGAGCCTTGCCTTTTGCAGTTGCAAACTACGCCATTGGTGGGCGCGGCCGCCCGTTGGCGTACCAGTCATCTCGCCCGCCAATTGGCCTACGGCCATCAGCTTGGTCAAATCGATTCCGGTATGCATCCCCATTTGCTGCAGCATCATCACCACATCTTCAGTGGCAATATTGCCGGTCGCACCGGGGGCAAAAGGACAACCGCCCAGACCACCCACCGAGGCATCGAAACGGCGCACGCCAGCCTCTAATGCGGCATACACGTTAGCAAGCCCCATAGCGCGGGTATCATGGAAATGACAGGCGATAGCTTGGTTTGGATGCTGGGTAATGAGCTGCTTCATCAAACCATTGACGGCATTGGGCATAGCAGCGCCGATAGTGTCGGCAATCACCAATTCATGGGCGCCAAATTCCGTCAGTTTGGCAGCCATTTCTAGCACCACATTAGGATTTGTCTTACCTTCGAATGGGCATTCCCAGGCGACGGCAATGCAAGCTAGCACATCGATACCATCTGTTTTGGCCTGTTGAATGATTTCCCTCGCCTGCCCTAAACCATCATTAATGCCCATGCGAACATTCTTCTGGTTCATGGTTTCAGAGGCGCAGACCACCAACAAAACGGCTTCAGCACCCGCGTCGCGTGCTAGTTCATATCCCTTTTGATTTGGCACCAGTGACTGCAAATAGGCGCGTTTATTGATGCCCGCTTGGTTAAGACTGGTGACAATCTCGGCAGCACCCGCCATCGCAGGTACAGCTTTAGGAGAGACAAAGCTTCCCACCTCAATCGATGGCACGCCAGCATCAACCAAGCCATGGATAAGCGCAATGCGCTGATCAGGCGTTAAAATCTGCGCCTGATTCTGCAAACCATCTCTGGGGCCAACATCGTTAATTCGGACAAAATCACTCATGCTTTTCCCCTAGCCCACAATGCCTTTGCGCTTCAATTCGCTGATGTCATCTGAGGTAAATTGCAGAAGCGATGACAACACTTCGTCTGTGTGCTGACCGATATGCGGCGCCGCAGAGAAAGTTTCCTCGTTGGTGCGCGACATCTTAATCGGATGACCTGGTCCTTGGGTTTTCTTACCGTTGGGGTGATGCAAATCGATCACCATATTTCGAGCACGAACCTGAGAGTCGTTAAGGGCGTCACTGAATTTGTTGACCGGCGCGCAGGGAATACGTGCCTCTTCCAGTAAACGGATCCAGTAGGCATTCGTGTTCGTCGCCAAAATGCTGTTAAGCGTGGAATCGATAAAGGCTTTATCGGCGAAACGACCGGGCTGAGTGTCGTATTTTGGATCCTCAAACTCTTGTATTTTCACAACTTTCTTCAAATTGTGCCAGAAATTATCGGTGATCACCGCCAGAATGATGTGGCCATCCTGGGTTTTGTAACTGTTATAGGGCACGTGCACAAAGTGCGAGTTGCCAATTGGGAACGGATTTTCGCCCGATAAAAAGTGCATGGTCGCCATATAGTTGAGCATCGAAATCTGGCAATCGAGCATAGAGATATCGACATGCTGACCCCTACCGCTGCTGAAACGCTCGACGATGGCACCTAAAATCCCCATCACACTGAACATCCCGCCGCCCAAATCACCGATAGGGATACCCGCGCGAATAGGTTCGTGTTCGTTGTGACCCGTGATCGACATGCCGCCACCAAAAGCTTGGGCAACCTGATCAAAGGCTGGACGATTCGCCCCTGGCCCTTGGGAGCCAAAGCCTGTGATAGTACAGGTAATAATACGTTCGTTATGTTTTGAAAGTGTATCGTAATCAATACCTAAGCGCTCTGGTACGCCAGGGCCAAAGTTACTGATCACTACATCCGCCTCTTTCACTAGCTTATAAAACACTTGCTTGCCCTCGTCGGTTTTGAGGTCGACGGCAACCGAGCGTTTGTTACGGTTGAGGGTAATGTAATAGGCGCCGAATCCATCCAGCGAGTTGTTAGGATCTGTGGCCAGCAGCTTGCGTGTGCCTTCGCCCTGAAGCGGCTCAACCTTGATGGTGTCCGCTCCCATATCCGACAGGATCATTGCACCATAGGGCCCAGACAACATATGGGTTAGGTCGATTATTCTTATACCCGCTAACGGCTTGTTCATTGTTAGGATCCCCTTCCAAAACAGCAATTAAACACAATGATATAACTTTATATCATTTATATTTTTTCAGCAAGCATTCCGTATGACCCATTACGAGTAGCACAAAAGCAAATCGGCTCAACAACAGACTTCAGTGAGACAAAAGGAATAGCAAAATAAGGACTTAAGACCGCAGTTCGCGCTTAGCCACGGAACGGTTAGCGAACCTGCCTATGGCATGGATAAGGGTAAACAAGCCAACACCGAGGTAAAGCACCATCGGGATGCGAAAAATTTCTATACCCTTAATAAAATTGCTTTGGTAATAAAGGACCAAAACCACGACAAACAAACCGCTGAACAGCATTATCATTCGTTGGCTCAAGCCTAATCCGTAGATTTGGGTAACGAAGAAAATCACCGCAAAGCCAAAGACAAACATAGAGACAGACTCCCCATGCACCGAGGCGTAGGCCACCAATGCACCGTGGAGTAACACGAAGGTTTCGAGTAATACAGTCCAATATTTGTTGCGATGAAAGCGAGTGAAAAACAGACTTCCCTGCAACATCAACATAAACATGTAGAAGTTACCGAGCAGATGCCCCACTGTGGTTTCAATGGGATGAAACCAAAAGGTATAAATAATTGCCCAAGCAAAGTAATAGCCGTGGTATTGCTTTACCACGTTGTAGGTCTGGTCTATACCGATGATCTTTTTACCGAAGAATAATCCGCGGCGTTTGTGCTCAATTAATAGCACCATCAGCAGCAGAATAATCACCGAGAACTGTGCACTAAGATTACTCACATCTTGGGCGAGGCCATCATAAAAAATCTTGGTTTGCACTATATGCAAAACGATAAAAAATAGATTTGTACCAATGGCATACAGATTGACCCTATGTAAGCCTAAGCTCTTGTAGGGCGAGTCGCTCGCCTTATCATCCAAGGTTCGGGAGGAATAAGCGGTTTTCGCACTGTAGATTAACCACCAAATAGCCACCTGATGGCAGGCATAGAACCCCCAGGCGGTAAAATGACTCCAAAAATCAGGATCAGGCCGTTTCCAGAAATACCACAGCGGCCCCTTATCGGGGATAAAGGCAATGTGTGCGCTGTAGGGGCCAATCAACCAAATCAAGCCAACTAAAGCAACACAACCTAAAATGCCCAGCGGTAAACTAAAACGCATACCTGCTCCTGATTATCCATTCATCTCATTCTTGCCCAAGACAACAACGGCCAAATTAGGTCTAGAACTCTTCCAACAAACGTCCCATACCGGTGATTTTATCGTTCACACCACAGGCGCGCAGCGCATGCCACACTGTGCAGGTATTGATTGGTAACATAGGCTTACTTAGGATATGTTCAAAACTTGGGAATATATCCACGGTCGACAAGTTTGTACCGCATTGGATAATGCAATCTACGTCATCTGCATCGACTTCATAAATTGCATCAACCACTTGCTTGATCGACGTTTCGGCAATAGCCGTCGCCGATGGGCGGTTGAGACCTTTAACCTTATGTACTTCGAAACCAATATCACTGAAAAAACGGATCACGTTTTCATCGCCTACCTGCGGGTAAGGGGTGATAACAGAGATTTTTTTGCAACCAAACTTCTCTAATGCCTCTTTAGTGGCACCGGCACCGGTAGTTAAGCCTAGGTCGCCAATCTGGTTTTTGATTTCACGTTCGAAGGCTATATTGCCTTCGAGACCGCCCCAAAAGGTTTCCGCAGACATACCGAGCATGATATGATTTACTTTCGCACTCAATACGTTACGAATAGAGTATGGGATCTCTCCTCGCATAATTTCGAGGAAGCGTTCAAACACTTGGTTATCCGACTCGCCGGTTTTAGCCACTTCATCGGCCCAATTACGTAACTCGATATAGAAGCGCGATGGGTGCCAAGACACGCCATCGAGACGAATTTTCTGTAGATCATATTCCACACCAGTATTGGTAGACGGAATAATGACGCCGATTTGAGCGCGGCGAGCTATTTGGTAGTTGTCCATTGCAGTCCCTTATTTCACCACTCAGTTCAATACGGCATGGAGTTGAGACTGAGATCAATTGCAGATTTTGACTTAATGATATATCATTTATAACGTTAACCCAAAGCTACACCATTAAATCGAAAACCACAACCACCGGATGAGCACTGTGTAGTTAGGTTGCAATAAGCTGCCTATCAGAGCATATTCAAGGGGTTAAAACCCACTGAAACAACATGTTAAGCATTAAAGACTGAATAAGTCTTTGGGCTTATTCGTGGCAAAGCAATTGTTATATTTGCTCTAAGCCTATAACATGAAATTGCTATATTTTTAAGCGTTTTCACAAACCCTGTGGCTCAGACTATGTTAAAGACGACCGATAAAATCGGGGCGCTTTGACGTAATAAACCAACGACAGAATGAAACTATGACATTTGAAGAACTGTTATCTGATCCCCGCTTAAAGCATGCTTTAGTGAGCGACGTACCAACCCCCTTGTACCATCAGGTCTATCTTTTTCTTAAGGAAAAAATTCACTTAGGGGAA
This genomic window contains:
- a CDS encoding maleate cis-trans isomerase family protein, whose amino-acid sequence is MDNYQIARRAQIGVIIPSTNTGVEYDLQKIRLDGVSWHPSRFYIELRNWADEVAKTGESDNQVFERFLEIMRGEIPYSIRNVLSAKVNHIMLGMSAETFWGGLEGNIAFEREIKNQIGDLGLTTGAGATKEALEKFGCKKISVITPYPQVGDENVIRFFSDIGFEVHKVKGLNRPSATAIAETSIKQVVDAIYEVDADDVDCIIQCGTNLSTVDIFPSFEHILSKPMLPINTCTVWHALRACGVNDKITGMGRLLEEF
- a CDS encoding hydroxymethylglutaryl-CoA lyase, translated to MSDFVRINDVGPRDGLQNQAQILTPDQRIALIHGLVDAGVPSIEVGSFVSPKAVPAMAGAAEIVTSLNQAGINKRAYLQSLVPNQKGYELARDAGAEAVLLVVCASETMNQKNVRMGINDGLGQAREIIQQAKTDGIDVLACIAVAWECPFEGKTNPNVVLEMAAKLTEFGAHELVIADTIGAAMPNAVNGLMKQLITQHPNQAIACHFHDTRAMGLANVYAALEAGVRRFDASVGGLGGCPFAPGATGNIATEDVVMMLQQMGMHTGIDLTKLMAVGQLAGEMTGTPTGGRAHQWRSLQLQKARL
- a CDS encoding CaiB/BaiF CoA transferase family protein; this translates as MNKPLAGIRIIDLTHMLSGPYGAMILSDMGADTIKVEPLQGEGTRKLLATDPNNSLDGFGAYYITLNRNKRSVAVDLKTDEGKQVFYKLVKEADVVISNFGPGVPERLGIDYDTLSKHNERIITCTITGFGSQGPGANRPAFDQVAQAFGGGMSITGHNEHEPIRAGIPIGDLGGGMFSVMGILGAIVERFSSGRGQHVDISMLDCQISMLNYMATMHFLSGENPFPIGNSHFVHVPYNSYKTQDGHIILAVITDNFWHNLKKVVKIQEFEDPKYDTQPGRFADKAFIDSTLNSILATNTNAYWIRLLEEARIPCAPVNKFSDALNDSQVRARNMVIDLHHPNGKKTQGPGHPIKMSRTNEETFSAAPHIGQHTDEVLSSLLQFTSDDISELKRKGIVG
- the leuC gene encoding 3-isopropylmalate dehydratase large subunit, producing MSGQTLYDKIWQAHVVSGDDESALIYIDRHVIHEVTSAQAFEGLKLAERPVWRSDSILAMPDHQVPTTEREKGKAGFVDKLALLQVSTLDDNCDEHQIAQFKLQDPRQGIVHVVGPEQGASLPGMTIVCGDSHTSTHGAFATLAQGIGTSEVEHVLATQCLQQKKCKNLRVRVDGKLPFGVTAKDLILHIIGQLGTAGGTGYAIEYAGEAIESLSMEGRLTVCNMTIEAGARSGLIAYDQITEDYLRNKPYAPKGQMWEQAVNYWRTLVSDADAIFDKELVIRAQDIQPQVTWGTKPDQVVAVTSQVPPLTHAKDAVQRADWQRALQYMALSEGEAMTDLKLDQVFIGSCTNGRIEDIRAVAKVVKGKRIAPSIKRAMVVPGSGLVKQQAEDEGLDKIITAAGLEWRFAGCSMCNAMNPDALESGERCASTSNRNFEGRQGQGGRTHLVSPAMAAAAAIAGHFVDIRHIELAQLEGEH